A genomic stretch from Erysipelothrix sp. HDW6C includes:
- the nrdF gene encoding class 1b ribonucleoside-diphosphate reductase subunit beta, whose amino-acid sequence MIDEILKKSAVRDYDGANWNGHEDNFTQTFYEQNLSQFWRPEDISLQPDLNLWATLSPEIRKAYSQNLAVLTFLDTYQGDIGMPVVSRSIDDSFHQRKAVLNFMAAMENAVHAKSYSNIFMTYLANDEIDDMFSWTENHKNMQRLLALIVGYYEDLDQLTYRRRYDKLGDPVDEQEFRIAQWKAMVASVFLESCLFYSGFYYPLYFYGQGKLMQAGEIINLILRDESIHGLYIGNLSMEIYNSFDKPLQAELYQWLTTYLDEIYKEEVELIESIYDAVDLSHDVKIFVRYNANKAMMNLGFDPYYDYEEVNPVVLNGLNTETKTMDNFSMKGNGYQKMKSESLADDDFHFDAPRISR is encoded by the coding sequence ATGATTGATGAAATACTAAAGAAAAGTGCTGTTCGTGACTATGATGGTGCAAACTGGAATGGTCATGAAGATAACTTTACACAAACATTTTACGAACAAAACTTAAGTCAATTTTGGCGTCCGGAAGACATTAGCTTGCAACCAGACCTTAATCTTTGGGCAACACTCTCACCTGAGATTCGTAAAGCCTACTCACAAAATTTGGCTGTATTAACGTTCCTTGATACCTATCAAGGAGATATTGGAATGCCAGTTGTTTCACGCTCAATTGATGATTCATTTCACCAACGTAAAGCGGTCTTGAACTTTATGGCAGCCATGGAAAATGCGGTCCATGCAAAGTCTTACTCAAACATTTTCATGACATACCTTGCGAATGATGAAATTGATGATATGTTTTCATGGACAGAGAATCACAAAAACATGCAACGCCTCTTGGCACTTATTGTTGGATATTACGAAGACTTGGATCAGTTAACCTACCGTCGTCGTTATGACAAGTTGGGTGACCCTGTTGATGAACAAGAGTTCCGGATTGCACAATGGAAAGCAATGGTTGCTTCTGTATTCCTTGAATCTTGCCTCTTCTACAGTGGCTTCTACTACCCATTGTACTTCTATGGTCAAGGGAAGTTAATGCAAGCTGGAGAAATCATCAACTTAATTCTTCGCGATGAAAGCATTCATGGATTATACATTGGAAACCTTTCGATGGAAATCTACAATAGTTTCGATAAACCATTGCAAGCTGAACTGTATCAATGGCTTACAACGTATTTGGATGAAATCTATAAAGAAGAAGTTGAGTTGATTGAATCCATATATGATGCGGTTGACTTGTCACACGATGTTAAAATATTTGTACGCTATAATGCAAACAAAGCAATGATGAACTTGGGATTTGATCCCTATTATGATTATGAAGAAGTAAACCCTGTTGTCTTGAATGGTTTAAACACAGAAACAAAGACAATGGATAACTTCTCAATGAAAGGAAATGGGTATCAAAAGATGAAATCAGAATCATTAGCAGATGATGACTTCCACTTTGATGCACCGCGGATAAGCCGATGA
- a CDS encoding glutaredoxin, translating to MSKVKMLTQDNCPKCVALKSFLEMGLRNKYAEDIEIVKREDNPKAFMELVEKHDLMATPVLIAGDDVLLDTTPSKVSVFLERNI from the coding sequence ATGAGTAAAGTAAAAATGTTAACACAAGACAACTGTCCCAAATGTGTGGCTTTAAAAAGCTTTTTAGAAATGGGATTGCGTAATAAGTATGCTGAGGATATTGAAATCGTGAAACGTGAAGACAATCCAAAAGCATTTATGGAACTTGTTGAAAAGCACGATTTGATGGCAACACCAGTCCTTATTGCTGGTGATGATGTCCTGCTTGATACAACACCTTCAAAAGTCTCTGTTTTCTTGGAGCGAAACATTTAG
- a CDS encoding YihY/virulence factor BrkB family protein, with protein MRKTFQKVAQVYEMITSSEGTLFTNAFAYALVVGIAPFLIIFVLFIGTYVYEVDQVVSLLARYIPADLILPFVEYISTSQPSNLGLIGSLLGVSIWVGSKSIYSFLLLSSENDEVYINHILLRILSIVYLIFLIAAIVGIAIVMGFFNMTNRLLIAPILLAFFTLFYRLTSFRYTRIRDVLPGAISTTIIILLLGQLFFVYINGFTNYQTIYGPLASVMILLISGWLIAWVIFLGYSINFVARDTQGPIKEKDKLIRFLGKY; from the coding sequence GTGCGCAAAACATTTCAGAAAGTAGCTCAGGTCTATGAGATGATTACTTCCAGTGAAGGAACACTGTTTACGAATGCATTTGCCTATGCACTCGTTGTGGGGATCGCCCCATTTTTAATTATATTTGTACTATTTATTGGAACCTATGTTTACGAGGTTGATCAAGTCGTGTCATTACTCGCGCGATATATTCCCGCCGATTTAATTCTTCCGTTTGTAGAGTATATCTCAACCTCACAACCAAGCAACTTGGGTCTGATTGGGTCATTGCTTGGTGTAAGTATTTGGGTTGGATCAAAAAGTATTTATTCCTTTCTCTTATTAAGCAGTGAAAATGATGAAGTCTATATTAACCATATTCTTTTAAGAATATTATCAATTGTCTATCTCATATTTTTAATCGCTGCAATTGTGGGTATTGCAATTGTGATGGGATTTTTCAATATGACAAATAGACTGTTGATTGCGCCGATACTCTTAGCGTTTTTCACACTATTCTATCGCTTGACATCTTTTCGATATACACGCATTCGCGATGTATTGCCAGGAGCAATTAGCACGACAATTATCATTCTCTTACTGGGCCAATTATTCTTTGTCTATATAAATGGCTTTACGAATTATCAAACAATCTACGGTCCTCTTGCATCGGTAATGATTTTGCTGATCTCAGGATGGCTTATTGCATGGGTTATTTTCTTAGGGTATTCGATTAACTTTGTGGCCCGTGATACACAAGGACCAATTAAAGAAAAAGATAAACTCATTCGTTTTCTTGGAAAGTATTAA
- a CDS encoding mechanosensitive ion channel family protein: MESVFRFLRTSLFAPRVLTVIIVFAILYFINTAIKKTIQRLISVDVISANKKTIYLLIAKIIRYVLYVIAGTFALEIFGVSTTPLLAIGSAISVAVGLGAQKIVKDVIAGFIILTDNQYVLGDNVEIEGYAGEVIDVTLLSTVLRNAQTGAVYSIPNGEVKVVTNYSRDYMIAVVDIPVLPTLDSAEVLAIVAEIVAPLQDEMMLEPIHVDGVVAITNLMLTVRVSVKTKPSDFVIVERKLRNIIQTELNHRKMGI, translated from the coding sequence ATGGAATCCGTATTTAGATTTTTAAGAACATCATTGTTTGCACCGCGTGTTCTGACAGTGATTATTGTATTTGCGATTCTCTATTTTATTAATACCGCGATCAAGAAGACAATTCAGAGACTGATTTCCGTTGATGTTATCAGCGCAAATAAAAAGACAATCTATTTACTCATCGCCAAGATAATTCGCTATGTACTCTATGTCATTGCGGGAACGTTCGCCTTGGAAATTTTTGGCGTCTCTACGACCCCACTGTTGGCGATTGGTTCAGCAATCAGTGTCGCAGTTGGTTTGGGTGCCCAAAAGATCGTTAAGGATGTCATAGCAGGATTTATCATCCTTACAGATAACCAGTATGTTTTGGGCGACAATGTCGAGATAGAAGGCTACGCTGGTGAAGTTATTGATGTGACACTTTTATCAACTGTATTGCGTAATGCGCAGACAGGGGCTGTTTACTCGATTCCCAACGGCGAAGTAAAAGTCGTGACGAATTACTCTCGTGATTATATGATTGCTGTTGTTGATATTCCCGTGCTACCAACCTTGGATAGTGCAGAAGTACTTGCGATCGTTGCTGAGATTGTTGCACCATTACAAGATGAAATGATGCTTGAACCCATTCATGTTGATGGCGTAGTTGCCATTACGAATTTGATGCTTACAGTTCGTGTGAGTGTTAAGACCAAGCCTTCAGATTTTGTGATTGTTGAGCGTAAATTAAGAAACATTATTCAAACAGAACTAAATCATCGTAAAATGGGGATTTAA
- a CDS encoding helix-turn-helix domain-containing protein — protein MDDYKKFITIFSNGGIVTIEEILEKSGFSERKARTYLRHCRAIGKYNGFEITTLHTQGYLFRVFDEALFDTYMHDFDEKDGRISMPLEQRIFSICTQIIMRSTNALLDSDYITYDEIAQFSGISRSDVVADMPEVKKTLARFKLKLTSKQYFGVTVVGDEYDKRDALRVAMENGVPVGDFSPETDIHLKGIVRTVLIRNELTFHRTAVDIITNLVKVTLLRRQGEQVITSTMVNMLLLDYRCEAAATEIFNEIGKEVEFTYTPLERNLMAWLIYTLISTKDTPDADVSSLKYHNSEALRVVDMTFNTNYRYETELRKHLLQQVYDLKHQPRSTQNSDTVIQDLSLSSTYTSLVAITFIRNNPILNRLNLTKVEVQNIIMFFYSTMASYRKKLRDKVKHILIASNSVISHKLYLQSKLETIFPSATIHISMGSYIEYNDLKDFDLIITTEHLYIDTTIPTFAITSLPDETLFRHIKNDVIFFKEFSQLNDLRLRDIITEDTVSFDSTKYESYESLIAHYGALIFEQGYTSQNPTDSILAHDEYVSSGYSNTAIVTAPIDPMTTESSIHMIFLEHPVMYEEELYSHVFIVNIKVDQFFLYQELFEFLSELARYRHILNAKSYKEFRMYAQDML, from the coding sequence GTGGACGACTATAAAAAATTTATAACAATATTCTCTAATGGAGGTATTGTAACAATTGAAGAAATACTTGAGAAATCGGGATTTTCGGAACGTAAAGCACGAACTTACTTACGACACTGCCGAGCAATTGGAAAATACAATGGATTTGAGATAACGACCCTTCACACGCAAGGGTATCTTTTCCGTGTTTTTGATGAAGCGTTGTTTGATACATACATGCATGACTTTGATGAAAAAGATGGACGAATATCTATGCCGCTTGAGCAACGTATATTCTCCATTTGTACACAAATTATTATGCGATCCACCAATGCTCTTTTAGATAGTGATTACATTACATACGATGAAATAGCGCAGTTCTCTGGTATCTCCCGCAGTGATGTTGTGGCTGATATGCCAGAAGTTAAAAAGACTTTGGCACGATTCAAACTTAAATTGACAAGCAAACAATATTTTGGTGTTACGGTAGTAGGCGATGAATACGATAAACGTGACGCATTAAGAGTTGCAATGGAAAATGGAGTACCAGTCGGAGATTTTAGCCCAGAAACGGATATTCATTTGAAAGGTATTGTTCGCACCGTGCTTATTCGCAATGAATTAACGTTCCACCGCACTGCTGTAGATATCATTACGAATTTGGTTAAGGTAACACTGTTGAGACGCCAAGGTGAGCAAGTCATCACATCGACAATGGTGAACATGCTTTTACTTGATTATCGCTGTGAAGCGGCCGCAACTGAGATATTCAATGAAATCGGTAAAGAGGTAGAGTTTACATATACACCATTAGAACGCAATTTAATGGCATGGCTTATTTATACACTGATTTCCACAAAAGATACACCGGATGCTGATGTATCCAGTTTGAAATACCATAATAGCGAAGCCCTTCGCGTTGTTGATATGACATTCAATACCAATTATCGCTACGAAACAGAACTCAGAAAGCATCTTTTACAACAGGTTTATGACTTAAAACATCAACCACGTTCAACCCAAAACTCTGATACGGTTATTCAGGATTTATCTTTAAGTAGTACATATACCTCTTTAGTTGCAATTACATTCATACGCAACAATCCGATTTTGAATCGGTTGAATCTTACAAAAGTTGAAGTCCAAAATATTATCATGTTCTTCTATTCAACGATGGCATCCTATAGAAAAAAATTACGCGATAAAGTAAAACACATTCTTATCGCATCAAACTCTGTTATCAGCCATAAGCTCTATCTTCAAAGCAAACTTGAAACTATTTTCCCTTCAGCGACCATCCATATTTCAATGGGAAGTTATATTGAGTACAATGACTTGAAGGATTTTGATCTTATTATTACGACGGAGCATCTATACATTGACACAACAATCCCAACATTTGCAATTACATCCTTACCAGATGAAACGCTTTTTAGACACATTAAAAATGATGTTATCTTTTTTAAAGAATTCTCACAACTTAACGATTTGCGATTACGTGATATCATAACTGAAGATACAGTATCCTTTGATAGTACGAAGTATGAGAGCTACGAATCATTGATTGCTCATTATGGCGCACTGATCTTTGAACAAGGATATACAAGTCAAAATCCAACCGACTCCATTCTTGCTCATGATGAATACGTAAGTTCTGGATACAGTAACACAGCAATCGTAACAGCTCCCATTGATCCCATGACGACAGAGTCCAGCATCCATATGATTTTCCTTGAACATCCTGTGATGTACGAGGAGGAGTTGTATTCTCATGTCTTTATTGTTAATATCAAAGTTGACCAGTTCTTTCTTTACCAAGAACTTTTTGAGTTCTTGAGTGAGTTAGCACGCTATCGTCATATTTTAAATGCGAAGTCATACAAAGAATTCCGTATGTATGCTCAAGACATGCTTTAA
- a CDS encoding FtsX-like permease family protein, which translates to MIKIAFRNITKSFRNYALYFITLVFAIALFYAFNAFESQSVVQSLDPTKGSIVSAFIRIVALISTVIAGVLFSLILYSNQFIMRKRKQEMALYQLLGSPYSFTFTLLFVENLMIGTLAILTGITFGTGLSFLVDQLSQTLMTHSPGTPFLFSLYSLQHTIITFTMIFLVVTCISALILRNKPIVELLKSPRKTMSKTQPLWRALAIGFVSVIGLMYAYWWALQPFAILKYMPFIIILGTTATFGFFSSLAALFSRWMNRHSKIFMRSLGPVAFRQLGAQLFTTSRMLSVISIMLLLGMGAFATSSNLSATIQSRIQNTLYESSTISSDSLENFGDALILNIDFMEVDGQHVNVMSRDDFESFIAFHGNSQQIPQTPFVVETGSQKGAAIPTHFFYGNKQLLPQHYETTIPSLANSGLFDGILVVIDSEDFIETQMTIHNYATSVDLDTRYESTITTTTFTHDQVIQELQGVILLFTYIGFFVGFVFMLSALVVLSLQQLFSNEERIHDAIILTNLGASHSSQSWALIFQVTLYFGLPLCIASVHTFVGLQVMEINLVQGGFQSISNAPLQISLALCGVIYLVYYSVTLLTTRYSVLGNKT; encoded by the coding sequence ATGATAAAAATTGCATTTCGAAACATCACAAAAAGTTTCCGTAATTACGCACTTTACTTTATAACGTTAGTATTTGCTATCGCTCTATTCTACGCGTTTAATGCTTTTGAATCACAATCCGTTGTTCAATCTTTGGATCCCACTAAAGGATCAATAGTGAGTGCTTTTATTCGCATTGTTGCCCTAATTTCAACAGTCATTGCTGGGGTACTGTTTAGTTTGATTCTTTACTCAAATCAATTTATTATGCGCAAACGAAAACAGGAAATGGCTTTGTATCAACTACTGGGGTCACCGTATTCCTTTACTTTCACCCTGTTGTTTGTAGAGAATCTGATGATTGGGACTTTGGCAATTCTAACAGGTATTACTTTCGGTACTGGCTTGTCATTTTTGGTTGATCAATTATCCCAAACTTTGATGACACATTCCCCAGGCACACCCTTTCTTTTTTCACTGTATAGCTTACAACATACGATAATAACATTCACAATGATTTTTTTAGTTGTGACGTGCATCTCAGCACTCATTTTACGCAATAAACCGATCGTTGAACTTCTTAAATCTCCAAGAAAAACCATGTCTAAAACACAACCGCTTTGGCGTGCCCTTGCTATTGGTTTTGTATCTGTTATTGGCTTGATGTATGCCTATTGGTGGGCACTTCAACCTTTTGCAATCTTAAAATACATGCCCTTTATTATAATTTTGGGAACCACTGCAACTTTCGGATTTTTTTCGAGTCTCGCTGCGTTATTCTCACGATGGATGAATCGTCATTCGAAAATATTCATGCGAAGTTTGGGTCCAGTTGCATTTCGACAACTTGGTGCACAACTTTTCACGACATCACGAATGCTATCGGTCATTTCCATTATGTTACTTTTAGGTATGGGAGCATTTGCGACTTCATCAAATCTGAGTGCAACGATTCAATCACGCATCCAGAATACACTGTATGAATCTTCAACGATCAGTTCTGATTCCTTGGAAAACTTTGGGGATGCGCTCATTTTAAACATTGATTTTATGGAAGTTGACGGTCAACACGTTAATGTCATGTCTCGCGACGACTTCGAGTCATTCATAGCATTCCATGGCAATTCACAGCAAATTCCTCAGACTCCGTTTGTAGTTGAGACAGGTTCACAAAAAGGAGCTGCCATTCCGACACATTTTTTTTACGGTAATAAACAGTTATTGCCCCAACATTATGAAACAACAATTCCCTCACTTGCTAATAGTGGTCTCTTTGATGGAATCCTCGTCGTCATTGACAGCGAAGATTTCATTGAAACGCAAATGACAATCCATAATTATGCCACTTCTGTGGATCTTGACACCCGTTATGAATCGACGATTACGACGACAACATTTACACACGATCAAGTCATTCAAGAACTTCAAGGCGTGATTTTACTCTTTACATACATTGGTTTTTTTGTAGGCTTTGTGTTTATGCTATCAGCGCTTGTCGTCTTGTCCCTTCAGCAACTTTTCTCAAATGAGGAGCGCATCCACGATGCCATTATTTTAACAAACCTTGGAGCATCGCATTCAAGTCAATCATGGGCTCTGATATTCCAAGTCACTCTTTATTTTGGCTTACCGCTTTGTATCGCTTCTGTTCATACATTCGTTGGTTTGCAAGTCATGGAAATAAACTTAGTTCAAGGAGGGTTCCAATCCATCTCAAATGCACCGTTGCAAATTTCGTTGGCACTCTGTGGCGTCATTTATCTTGTCTACTATAGCGTCACACTCCTCACCACGCGTTACAGTGTCCTCGGTAACAAAACATAA